In Pseudophryne corroboree isolate aPseCor3 chromosome 3, aPseCor3.hap2, whole genome shotgun sequence, a genomic segment contains:
- the RAB11FIP4 gene encoding rab11 family-interacting protein 4 isoform X5 encodes MRSDIPDGMYVDTEGAYSDSELFPDEESITLGQQDVHQESDQDSAIESAQSSEASDECRSNGKDEELRGLYLPGNPNLLNPSSDISSHSTASLLSNEEQFEDYGEGDDVDYTPSSPCPDDESRTNAFSDLGSSVSSSAGQTPRKMRHMYNSELLDMYCTQCCKKITLLNDLEARLKNLKANSPNRKISSTAFGRQLFHNSNLSSSNGSTEDLFRDSIDSCDNDITEKVSFLEKKVTELENDNQTNGDVKSKLKHDNTQLVHRVHELEEMLKDQETRSDQILDEEIKRHRETYSRLEKEKGTEIELLNARVMELEEENDDLLTTISRLKSHTEKVDEERQRMSDKLEDTSLRLKDEMDLYKKMMDKLRQNRQNFQREREATQELIEDLRKELEHLQIYRLDCERSGRGRSLSSGLHEFNTKTRESELEQEIRRLKMDNQKLRDQNDDLSGQILSLSLYEAKNLFSTQTKAQSLAAEIDSASKDELMEALKEQEEINLRLRQYMDKIILAILDHNPSILEIKH; translated from the exons ATG CGCTCTGACATACCAGATGGGATGTATGTGGACACGGAGGGTGCGTACAGTGACTCTGAGCTATTCCCAGATGAGGAGAGTATAACTCTCGGGCAGCAAGATGTCCACCAAGAATCCGACCAAGACAGTGCTATCGAGAGTGCCCAGAGTTCAGAAGCTTCAGATGAGTGCCGGAGTAATGGGAAAGATGAAGAACTCCGAGGGCTTTACCTCCCTGGCAACCC GAATCTTCTCAATCCTTCATCTGATATTTCCAGCCACTCAACAGCTTCCCTGCTCAGCAATGAGGAGCAATTTGAGGACTATGGTGAAGGCGATGATGTGGATTACACCCCCAGCAGTCCATGTCCTGATGATGAGAGTAGAACAAATGCCTTCTCTGACCTGGGCTCCTCGGTCTCCTCCAG TGCTGGCCAGACTCCGCGTAAAATGAGGCACATGTACAACAGTGAGCTACTGGATATGTACTGCACACAGTGCTGTAAGAAGATCACCCTGCTCAATGACCTGGAAGCAAGGCTAAAGAACCTCAAAGCAAACAG CCCCAACAGAAAGATCTCCAGCACAGCATTTGGAAG GCAGCTTTTCCACAACAGTAATTTGAGCAGCAGTAATGGCAGCACTGAGGACTTGTTCCGTGACAGCATTGACTCCTGTGACAATGACATCACTGAAAAG GTCAGCTTTCTCGAAAAGAAGGTGACCGAACTGGAGAATGACAACCAGACAAATGGGGATGTCAAAAGCAAGCTGAAGCATGACAATACACAGCTGGTACACAG AGTACATGAGCTGGAGGAGATGCTGAAGGACCAGGAGACCAGGTCTGACCAGATTCTGGATGAGGAAATAAAGCGTCACAGGGAAACCTATAGTAGACTAGAAAAGGAGAAGGGAACAGAGATTGAGCTACTGAATGCCAG GGTTATGGAACTGGAAGAGGAGAATGATGATTTATTAACCACAATAAGCAGACTGAAATCGCACACAGAGAAAGTAGATGAG GAAAGACAGAGAATGTCTGATAAACTGGAAGACACCAGTCTACGGCTTAAAGATGAGATGGATCTGTATAAGAAAATGATGGACAAACTGCGTCAGAACCGTCAAAACTTCCAGAGGGAACGGGAAGCAACACAAGAG TTAATTGAGGACTTGCGCAAAGAGCTTGAACATTTGCAGATTTATCGGTTAGATTGTGAGAGGTCTGGCCGAGGAAGAAGTTTATCATCTGGACTGCACGAGTTCAACACTAAAACTCGAGAGTCTGAGCTGGAGCAGGAGATCAGACGCTTGAAAATG GATAACCAGAAACTACGGGACCAGAATGACGATCTCAGTGGACAGATTCTCAGTCTCAGCTTATATGAAGCAAAGAACCTCTTCTCAACGCAAACAAAGGCTCAGTCTCTGGCAGCAGAGATTGACTCAGCCTCTAAGGATGAG CTTATGGAGGCCTTAAAAGAACAAGAAGAGATTAACTTGCGTTTACGACAGTACATGGACAAAATCATTTTAGCCATCCTGGACCACAATCCTTCCATACTGGAGATTAAACACTGA
- the RAB11FIP4 gene encoding rab11 family-interacting protein 4 isoform X4 → MEYFKRSDIPDGMYVDTEGAYSDSELFPDEESITLGQQDVHQESDQDSAIESAQSSEASDECRSNGKDEELRGLYLPGNPNLLNPSSDISSHSTASLLSNEEQFEDYGEGDDVDYTPSSPCPDDESRTNAFSDLGSSVSSSAGQTPRKMRHMYNSELLDMYCTQCCKKITLLNDLEARLKNLKANSPNRKISSTAFGRQLFHNSNLSSSNGSTEDLFRDSIDSCDNDITEKVSFLEKKVTELENDNQTNGDVKSKLKHDNTQLVHRVHELEEMLKDQETRSDQILDEEIKRHRETYSRLEKEKGTEIELLNARVMELEEENDDLLTTISRLKSHTEKVDEERQRMSDKLEDTSLRLKDEMDLYKKMMDKLRQNRQNFQREREATQELIEDLRKELEHLQIYRLDCERSGRGRSLSSGLHEFNTKTRESELEQEIRRLKMDNQKLRDQNDDLSGQILSLSLYEAKNLFSTQTKAQSLAAEIDSASKDELMEALKEQEEINLRLRQYMDKIILAILDHNPSILEIKH, encoded by the exons ATGGAATATTTTAAA CGCTCTGACATACCAGATGGGATGTATGTGGACACGGAGGGTGCGTACAGTGACTCTGAGCTATTCCCAGATGAGGAGAGTATAACTCTCGGGCAGCAAGATGTCCACCAAGAATCCGACCAAGACAGTGCTATCGAGAGTGCCCAGAGTTCAGAAGCTTCAGATGAGTGCCGGAGTAATGGGAAAGATGAAGAACTCCGAGGGCTTTACCTCCCTGGCAACCC GAATCTTCTCAATCCTTCATCTGATATTTCCAGCCACTCAACAGCTTCCCTGCTCAGCAATGAGGAGCAATTTGAGGACTATGGTGAAGGCGATGATGTGGATTACACCCCCAGCAGTCCATGTCCTGATGATGAGAGTAGAACAAATGCCTTCTCTGACCTGGGCTCCTCGGTCTCCTCCAG TGCTGGCCAGACTCCGCGTAAAATGAGGCACATGTACAACAGTGAGCTACTGGATATGTACTGCACACAGTGCTGTAAGAAGATCACCCTGCTCAATGACCTGGAAGCAAGGCTAAAGAACCTCAAAGCAAACAG CCCCAACAGAAAGATCTCCAGCACAGCATTTGGAAG GCAGCTTTTCCACAACAGTAATTTGAGCAGCAGTAATGGCAGCACTGAGGACTTGTTCCGTGACAGCATTGACTCCTGTGACAATGACATCACTGAAAAG GTCAGCTTTCTCGAAAAGAAGGTGACCGAACTGGAGAATGACAACCAGACAAATGGGGATGTCAAAAGCAAGCTGAAGCATGACAATACACAGCTGGTACACAG AGTACATGAGCTGGAGGAGATGCTGAAGGACCAGGAGACCAGGTCTGACCAGATTCTGGATGAGGAAATAAAGCGTCACAGGGAAACCTATAGTAGACTAGAAAAGGAGAAGGGAACAGAGATTGAGCTACTGAATGCCAG GGTTATGGAACTGGAAGAGGAGAATGATGATTTATTAACCACAATAAGCAGACTGAAATCGCACACAGAGAAAGTAGATGAG GAAAGACAGAGAATGTCTGATAAACTGGAAGACACCAGTCTACGGCTTAAAGATGAGATGGATCTGTATAAGAAAATGATGGACAAACTGCGTCAGAACCGTCAAAACTTCCAGAGGGAACGGGAAGCAACACAAGAG TTAATTGAGGACTTGCGCAAAGAGCTTGAACATTTGCAGATTTATCGGTTAGATTGTGAGAGGTCTGGCCGAGGAAGAAGTTTATCATCTGGACTGCACGAGTTCAACACTAAAACTCGAGAGTCTGAGCTGGAGCAGGAGATCAGACGCTTGAAAATG GATAACCAGAAACTACGGGACCAGAATGACGATCTCAGTGGACAGATTCTCAGTCTCAGCTTATATGAAGCAAAGAACCTCTTCTCAACGCAAACAAAGGCTCAGTCTCTGGCAGCAGAGATTGACTCAGCCTCTAAGGATGAG CTTATGGAGGCCTTAAAAGAACAAGAAGAGATTAACTTGCGTTTACGACAGTACATGGACAAAATCATTTTAGCCATCCTGGACCACAATCCTTCCATACTGGAGATTAAACACTGA
- the RAB11FIP4 gene encoding rab11 family-interacting protein 4 isoform X2 — MSALVTHRHPYASPTHLRNKRSDIPDGMYVDTEGAYSDSELFPDEESITLGQQDVHQESDQDSAIESAQSSEASDECRSNGKDEELRGLYLPGNPNLLNPSSDISSHSTASLLSNEEQFEDYGEGDDVDYTPSSPCPDDESRTNAFSDLGSSVSSSAGQTPRKMRHMYNSELLDMYCTQCCKKITLLNDLEARLKNLKANSPNRKISSTAFGRQLFHNSNLSSSNGSTEDLFRDSIDSCDNDITEKVSFLEKKVTELENDNQTNGDVKSKLKHDNTQLVHRVHELEEMLKDQETRSDQILDEEIKRHRETYSRLEKEKGTEIELLNARVMELEEENDDLLTTISRLKSHTEKVDEERQRMSDKLEDTSLRLKDEMDLYKKMMDKLRQNRQNFQREREATQELIEDLRKELEHLQIYRLDCERSGRGRSLSSGLHEFNTKTRESELEQEIRRLKMDNQKLRDQNDDLSGQILSLSLYEAKNLFSTQTKAQSLAAEIDSASKDELMEALKEQEEINLRLRQYMDKIILAILDHNPSILEIKH, encoded by the exons CGCTCTGACATACCAGATGGGATGTATGTGGACACGGAGGGTGCGTACAGTGACTCTGAGCTATTCCCAGATGAGGAGAGTATAACTCTCGGGCAGCAAGATGTCCACCAAGAATCCGACCAAGACAGTGCTATCGAGAGTGCCCAGAGTTCAGAAGCTTCAGATGAGTGCCGGAGTAATGGGAAAGATGAAGAACTCCGAGGGCTTTACCTCCCTGGCAACCC GAATCTTCTCAATCCTTCATCTGATATTTCCAGCCACTCAACAGCTTCCCTGCTCAGCAATGAGGAGCAATTTGAGGACTATGGTGAAGGCGATGATGTGGATTACACCCCCAGCAGTCCATGTCCTGATGATGAGAGTAGAACAAATGCCTTCTCTGACCTGGGCTCCTCGGTCTCCTCCAG TGCTGGCCAGACTCCGCGTAAAATGAGGCACATGTACAACAGTGAGCTACTGGATATGTACTGCACACAGTGCTGTAAGAAGATCACCCTGCTCAATGACCTGGAAGCAAGGCTAAAGAACCTCAAAGCAAACAG CCCCAACAGAAAGATCTCCAGCACAGCATTTGGAAG GCAGCTTTTCCACAACAGTAATTTGAGCAGCAGTAATGGCAGCACTGAGGACTTGTTCCGTGACAGCATTGACTCCTGTGACAATGACATCACTGAAAAG GTCAGCTTTCTCGAAAAGAAGGTGACCGAACTGGAGAATGACAACCAGACAAATGGGGATGTCAAAAGCAAGCTGAAGCATGACAATACACAGCTGGTACACAG AGTACATGAGCTGGAGGAGATGCTGAAGGACCAGGAGACCAGGTCTGACCAGATTCTGGATGAGGAAATAAAGCGTCACAGGGAAACCTATAGTAGACTAGAAAAGGAGAAGGGAACAGAGATTGAGCTACTGAATGCCAG GGTTATGGAACTGGAAGAGGAGAATGATGATTTATTAACCACAATAAGCAGACTGAAATCGCACACAGAGAAAGTAGATGAG GAAAGACAGAGAATGTCTGATAAACTGGAAGACACCAGTCTACGGCTTAAAGATGAGATGGATCTGTATAAGAAAATGATGGACAAACTGCGTCAGAACCGTCAAAACTTCCAGAGGGAACGGGAAGCAACACAAGAG TTAATTGAGGACTTGCGCAAAGAGCTTGAACATTTGCAGATTTATCGGTTAGATTGTGAGAGGTCTGGCCGAGGAAGAAGTTTATCATCTGGACTGCACGAGTTCAACACTAAAACTCGAGAGTCTGAGCTGGAGCAGGAGATCAGACGCTTGAAAATG GATAACCAGAAACTACGGGACCAGAATGACGATCTCAGTGGACAGATTCTCAGTCTCAGCTTATATGAAGCAAAGAACCTCTTCTCAACGCAAACAAAGGCTCAGTCTCTGGCAGCAGAGATTGACTCAGCCTCTAAGGATGAG CTTATGGAGGCCTTAAAAGAACAAGAAGAGATTAACTTGCGTTTACGACAGTACATGGACAAAATCATTTTAGCCATCCTGGACCACAATCCTTCCATACTGGAGATTAAACACTGA
- the RAB11FIP4 gene encoding rab11 family-interacting protein 4 isoform X3 has product MGDQQNRTFFKGSKRSPGMRSDIPDGMYVDTEGAYSDSELFPDEESITLGQQDVHQESDQDSAIESAQSSEASDECRSNGKDEELRGLYLPGNPNLLNPSSDISSHSTASLLSNEEQFEDYGEGDDVDYTPSSPCPDDESRTNAFSDLGSSVSSSAGQTPRKMRHMYNSELLDMYCTQCCKKITLLNDLEARLKNLKANSPNRKISSTAFGRQLFHNSNLSSSNGSTEDLFRDSIDSCDNDITEKVSFLEKKVTELENDNQTNGDVKSKLKHDNTQLVHRVHELEEMLKDQETRSDQILDEEIKRHRETYSRLEKEKGTEIELLNARVMELEEENDDLLTTISRLKSHTEKVDEERQRMSDKLEDTSLRLKDEMDLYKKMMDKLRQNRQNFQREREATQELIEDLRKELEHLQIYRLDCERSGRGRSLSSGLHEFNTKTRESELEQEIRRLKMDNQKLRDQNDDLSGQILSLSLYEAKNLFSTQTKAQSLAAEIDSASKDELMEALKEQEEINLRLRQYMDKIILAILDHNPSILEIKH; this is encoded by the exons CGCTCTGACATACCAGATGGGATGTATGTGGACACGGAGGGTGCGTACAGTGACTCTGAGCTATTCCCAGATGAGGAGAGTATAACTCTCGGGCAGCAAGATGTCCACCAAGAATCCGACCAAGACAGTGCTATCGAGAGTGCCCAGAGTTCAGAAGCTTCAGATGAGTGCCGGAGTAATGGGAAAGATGAAGAACTCCGAGGGCTTTACCTCCCTGGCAACCC GAATCTTCTCAATCCTTCATCTGATATTTCCAGCCACTCAACAGCTTCCCTGCTCAGCAATGAGGAGCAATTTGAGGACTATGGTGAAGGCGATGATGTGGATTACACCCCCAGCAGTCCATGTCCTGATGATGAGAGTAGAACAAATGCCTTCTCTGACCTGGGCTCCTCGGTCTCCTCCAG TGCTGGCCAGACTCCGCGTAAAATGAGGCACATGTACAACAGTGAGCTACTGGATATGTACTGCACACAGTGCTGTAAGAAGATCACCCTGCTCAATGACCTGGAAGCAAGGCTAAAGAACCTCAAAGCAAACAG CCCCAACAGAAAGATCTCCAGCACAGCATTTGGAAG GCAGCTTTTCCACAACAGTAATTTGAGCAGCAGTAATGGCAGCACTGAGGACTTGTTCCGTGACAGCATTGACTCCTGTGACAATGACATCACTGAAAAG GTCAGCTTTCTCGAAAAGAAGGTGACCGAACTGGAGAATGACAACCAGACAAATGGGGATGTCAAAAGCAAGCTGAAGCATGACAATACACAGCTGGTACACAG AGTACATGAGCTGGAGGAGATGCTGAAGGACCAGGAGACCAGGTCTGACCAGATTCTGGATGAGGAAATAAAGCGTCACAGGGAAACCTATAGTAGACTAGAAAAGGAGAAGGGAACAGAGATTGAGCTACTGAATGCCAG GGTTATGGAACTGGAAGAGGAGAATGATGATTTATTAACCACAATAAGCAGACTGAAATCGCACACAGAGAAAGTAGATGAG GAAAGACAGAGAATGTCTGATAAACTGGAAGACACCAGTCTACGGCTTAAAGATGAGATGGATCTGTATAAGAAAATGATGGACAAACTGCGTCAGAACCGTCAAAACTTCCAGAGGGAACGGGAAGCAACACAAGAG TTAATTGAGGACTTGCGCAAAGAGCTTGAACATTTGCAGATTTATCGGTTAGATTGTGAGAGGTCTGGCCGAGGAAGAAGTTTATCATCTGGACTGCACGAGTTCAACACTAAAACTCGAGAGTCTGAGCTGGAGCAGGAGATCAGACGCTTGAAAATG GATAACCAGAAACTACGGGACCAGAATGACGATCTCAGTGGACAGATTCTCAGTCTCAGCTTATATGAAGCAAAGAACCTCTTCTCAACGCAAACAAAGGCTCAGTCTCTGGCAGCAGAGATTGACTCAGCCTCTAAGGATGAG CTTATGGAGGCCTTAAAAGAACAAGAAGAGATTAACTTGCGTTTACGACAGTACATGGACAAAATCATTTTAGCCATCCTGGACCACAATCCTTCCATACTGGAGATTAAACACTGA
- the RAB11FIP4 gene encoding rab11 family-interacting protein 4 isoform X6 gives MYVDTEGAYSDSELFPDEESITLGQQDVHQESDQDSAIESAQSSEASDECRSNGKDEELRGLYLPGNPNLLNPSSDISSHSTASLLSNEEQFEDYGEGDDVDYTPSSPCPDDESRTNAFSDLGSSVSSSAGQTPRKMRHMYNSELLDMYCTQCCKKITLLNDLEARLKNLKANSPNRKISSTAFGRQLFHNSNLSSSNGSTEDLFRDSIDSCDNDITEKVSFLEKKVTELENDNQTNGDVKSKLKHDNTQLVHRVHELEEMLKDQETRSDQILDEEIKRHRETYSRLEKEKGTEIELLNARVMELEEENDDLLTTISRLKSHTEKVDEERQRMSDKLEDTSLRLKDEMDLYKKMMDKLRQNRQNFQREREATQELIEDLRKELEHLQIYRLDCERSGRGRSLSSGLHEFNTKTRESELEQEIRRLKMDNQKLRDQNDDLSGQILSLSLYEAKNLFSTQTKAQSLAAEIDSASKDELMEALKEQEEINLRLRQYMDKIILAILDHNPSILEIKH, from the exons ATGTATGTGGACACGGAGGGTGCGTACAGTGACTCTGAGCTATTCCCAGATGAGGAGAGTATAACTCTCGGGCAGCAAGATGTCCACCAAGAATCCGACCAAGACAGTGCTATCGAGAGTGCCCAGAGTTCAGAAGCTTCAGATGAGTGCCGGAGTAATGGGAAAGATGAAGAACTCCGAGGGCTTTACCTCCCTGGCAACCC GAATCTTCTCAATCCTTCATCTGATATTTCCAGCCACTCAACAGCTTCCCTGCTCAGCAATGAGGAGCAATTTGAGGACTATGGTGAAGGCGATGATGTGGATTACACCCCCAGCAGTCCATGTCCTGATGATGAGAGTAGAACAAATGCCTTCTCTGACCTGGGCTCCTCGGTCTCCTCCAG TGCTGGCCAGACTCCGCGTAAAATGAGGCACATGTACAACAGTGAGCTACTGGATATGTACTGCACACAGTGCTGTAAGAAGATCACCCTGCTCAATGACCTGGAAGCAAGGCTAAAGAACCTCAAAGCAAACAG CCCCAACAGAAAGATCTCCAGCACAGCATTTGGAAG GCAGCTTTTCCACAACAGTAATTTGAGCAGCAGTAATGGCAGCACTGAGGACTTGTTCCGTGACAGCATTGACTCCTGTGACAATGACATCACTGAAAAG GTCAGCTTTCTCGAAAAGAAGGTGACCGAACTGGAGAATGACAACCAGACAAATGGGGATGTCAAAAGCAAGCTGAAGCATGACAATACACAGCTGGTACACAG AGTACATGAGCTGGAGGAGATGCTGAAGGACCAGGAGACCAGGTCTGACCAGATTCTGGATGAGGAAATAAAGCGTCACAGGGAAACCTATAGTAGACTAGAAAAGGAGAAGGGAACAGAGATTGAGCTACTGAATGCCAG GGTTATGGAACTGGAAGAGGAGAATGATGATTTATTAACCACAATAAGCAGACTGAAATCGCACACAGAGAAAGTAGATGAG GAAAGACAGAGAATGTCTGATAAACTGGAAGACACCAGTCTACGGCTTAAAGATGAGATGGATCTGTATAAGAAAATGATGGACAAACTGCGTCAGAACCGTCAAAACTTCCAGAGGGAACGGGAAGCAACACAAGAG TTAATTGAGGACTTGCGCAAAGAGCTTGAACATTTGCAGATTTATCGGTTAGATTGTGAGAGGTCTGGCCGAGGAAGAAGTTTATCATCTGGACTGCACGAGTTCAACACTAAAACTCGAGAGTCTGAGCTGGAGCAGGAGATCAGACGCTTGAAAATG GATAACCAGAAACTACGGGACCAGAATGACGATCTCAGTGGACAGATTCTCAGTCTCAGCTTATATGAAGCAAAGAACCTCTTCTCAACGCAAACAAAGGCTCAGTCTCTGGCAGCAGAGATTGACTCAGCCTCTAAGGATGAG CTTATGGAGGCCTTAAAAGAACAAGAAGAGATTAACTTGCGTTTACGACAGTACATGGACAAAATCATTTTAGCCATCCTGGACCACAATCCTTCCATACTGGAGATTAAACACTGA